Proteins co-encoded in one Setaria viridis chromosome 9, Setaria_viridis_v4.0, whole genome shotgun sequence genomic window:
- the LOC117840247 gene encoding protein TIFY 11b codes for MAPMAEADCCSGRRRFAVACSVLSRCVRAEAAAAGRVAAAAAPHGRSEAEAQAASSTMLLMPGADVDAREEAAAAPAPAQLTIMYGGRVLVFDDVPAGWAAEVMRAAARQDVPDEPDDLQVARKASLQRLMQKRRDRTAARVPYAAPARPVVLVAPKEGQEEGDAGSWLGLGIPRGCAC; via the coding sequence ATGGCCCCGATGGCGGAAGCGGATTGCTGCAGCGGCCGGCGACGGTTCGCGGTGGCGTGCAGCGTTCTGAGCCGGTGCGTCAGGGCTgaggccgccgcggctggcagggtggcggcggcggcagcacctCATGGTCGTTCCGAGGCAGAGGCACAGGCCGCGTCGTCCACGATGCTGCTGATGCCGGGCGCCGACGTCGACGCCAGGGAGGAAGCTGCGGCAGCACCGGCGCCCGCGCAGCTGACGATTATGTACGGCGGGCGCGTGCTGGTGTTCGACGACGTCCcggcgggctgggcggcggaggtgatgcgtgccgccgctcgccaggACGTGCCGGATGAACCGGACGACCTGCAGGTGGCGAGGAAGGCGTCGCTACAGCGGCTTATGCAGAAGAGGCGGGACAggaccgccgcgcgcgtgccgtacgccgcccctgcccgcccGGTGGTGTTGGTGGCGCCCAAGGAGGGGCAGGAGGAAGGGGACGCTGGCAGCTGGCTTGGGCTGGGTATCCCACGAGGATGCGCGTGCTGA
- the LOC117840260 gene encoding protein TIFY 11b, translating to MAAAGCSGRRRFAVACGVLSRCVRAEAAAGKMVAAESHARAGSASTMLLMPGADVALDVVGEGAAEATPAPTRARLTIMHGGRVLVFDDVTADRAAELVRVAAGQQVILGGSRTTDDVPVARKASLRRFMEKRRDRIATRSPYAAAAAFPTAAENGKEGEADTAGCCLELGIPGGSAC from the coding sequence ATGGCAGCAGCAGGttgcagcggccggcggcggttcGCGGTGGCATGCGGGGTGCTCAGCCGGTGCGTCAGAGCCGAGGCCGCGGCCGGGaagatggtggcggcggagtcTCACGCTCGTGCCGGGTCGGCGTCGACCATGCTTCTCATGCCGGGCGCCGACGTCGCGCTCGACGTTGTCGGGGAAGGGGCGGCCGAGGcaacgccggcgccgacgcgggCGCGGCTGACGATAATGCACGGCGGGCGCGTGCTGGTGTTCGACGACGTCACGGCTGACAGGGCAGCGGAGCTGgtgcgcgtcgccgccggccagcaAGTCATCCTCGGTGGGAGTAGGACGACCGACGACGTCCCGGTGGCAAGGAAGGCGTCGCTGCGGCGGTTCatggagaagaggagggacaggATCGCCACGCGGtcgccgtacgccgccgccgctgcgttCCCGACGGCGGCCGAGAACGGGAAGGAGGGGGAAGCTGACACCGCCGGCTGCTGCCTCGAGCTGGGTATTCCAGGTGGAAGCGCGTGCTGA
- the LOC117836092 gene encoding uncharacterized protein, protein MAAAGNTRFAVTCGLLRQYMREQQLGALDGAFRLPPLVETTTEKDEDTDGRTMQLFPTRAGTLQPSQERPEAQAKAPLTIVYEGRVLVFEDFPADKAEELMQLAGSGSAATPQTKAAPAAAEKPASNPPAALPDLPIARKASLQRFLQKRKHRINAAEPYNKVTASPVPEKDITGSGKPATDEPAAASWLGLRNMATDCNGRRRFALACGVLSRCVRAKAAAGVAAAAHARPATTPTAASTMLLLPGADVAPDVREEAEASTPTPAPAQLTIMYGGRVLVFDDVPADSAAELLRLAAGGAKDIPVARKASLQRFMEKRRDRLAAQTPYDAASRPTTVASKKRQQEGHAGAWLGLGSPGGCVR, encoded by the exons ATGGCGGCCGCCGGCAACACCAGGTTCGCCGTCACGTGCGGGCTCCTGCGGCAGTACATGAGGGAGCAGCAGCTGGGGGCACTCGACGGGGCGTTCCGGCTGCCGCCTCTGGTGGAGACGACGACGGAGAAGGATGAGGACACGGACGGCAGGACCATGCAGCTCTTCCCCACGCGCGCCGGCACGTTGCAGCCGTCTCAAGAGAG accGGAGGCGCAGGCGAAGGCGCCGCTGACCATCGTCTACGAGGGCCGGGTGCTTGTGTTCGAGGACTTCCCAGCCGACAAGGCCGAGGAGCTGATGCAGCTGGCCGGGTCGGGCTCCGCGGCTACGCCACAGACTAAAGccgcgccagcggcggcggagaagccAGCCTCAAACCCACCGGCGGCGCTCCCTGACCTGCCCATCGCAAGGAAGGCATCGCTGCAGAGGTTCCTCCAGAAGAGGAAGCACAG GATCAACGCCGCCGAGCCTTACAACAAGGTGACGGCGTCCCCGGTGCCAGAGAAAGACATTACCGGTAGCGGCAAGCCTGCGACAGATGAGCCTGCAGCTGCCTCATGGCTCGGGCTC CGAAATATGGCTACGGATTGCAATGGCCGTAGGAGATTTGCGTTGGCCTGCGGCGTGCTCAGCCGGTGCGTCAGGGccaaggccgccgccggggtggcggcggcggctcatgcccgccccgccaccacgccgacgGCGGCCTCGACGATGCTCCTGTTGCCGGGAGCCGACGTCGCCCCCGACGTCAGGGAGGAAGCCGAGGCGTcaacgccgacgccggcgccggcgcagctgACGATCATGTATGGCGGGCGCGTGCTGGTGTTCGACGACGTCCCGGCGGACAGCGCGGCCGAGCTGCTacgcctcgccgccggtggggcgaaGGACATCCCTGTGGCGAGGAAGGCGTCGCTGCAGCGGTTCATGGAGAAGAGGCGGGACAGGCTCGCCGCCCAGACGCCGTACGACGCTGCCAGCCGGCCGACGACGGTGGCGTCCAAGAAGAGGCAGCAGGAAGGACATGCCGGCGCGTGGCTTGGGCTTGGTAGTCCCGGAGGATGCGTACGCTGA